The Eriocheir sinensis breed Jianghai 21 chromosome 26, ASM2467909v1, whole genome shotgun sequence genome window below encodes:
- the LOC127003901 gene encoding uncharacterized protein LOC127003901, translated as MDKRRPSCWAGVVLTLGGGGDVRTAGVSRQLTHRRLTHRRITHRRIIHRWIIHRRITHRRITHRRITHRRIIHRWIIHRRIIHRWIIHRRITHRWIIHRRITHRRITHRRITHRRLTHRRITHRRITHHRLTHRRIIHRRIIHRWIIHRRITHRRLTHRWITHRRITHRRLTHRWITHRRITHRRITHRWITHRRITHRRITHRRITHRRLTHRRITHRRITHRQLTHRRITHRQLTHRRITHRQLTHRRITHRRITHRRITHRRITHRRLTHRRITHRRITHRRITHRRITHRRITHRRITHRQLTHRRITHRQLTHRRITHRRITHRRITHRRITHHRLAHHQITTTFYTVPTTSIADKISTDS; from the coding sequence ATGGACAAACGGCGGCCCTCGTGCTGGGCGGGTGTGGTGTTGacacttggtggtggtggtgatgtaagaaCGGCTGGAGTGTCTCGCCAGCTCACTCACCGCCGGCTCACCCACCGCCGGATCACCCACCGCCGGATCATCCACCGCTGGATCATCCACCGCCGGATCACCCACCGCCGGATCACCCACCGCCGGATCACCCACCGCCGGATCATCCACCGCTGGATCATCCACCGCCGGATCATCCACCGCTGGATCATCCACCGCCGGATCACCCACCGCTGGATCATCCACCGCCGGATCACCCACCGCCGGATCACCCACCGCCGGATCACCCACCGCCGGCTCACCCACCGCCGGATCACCCACCGCCGGATCACCCACCACCGGCTCACCCACCGCCGGATCATCCACCGCCGGATCATCCACCGCTGGATCATCCACCGCCGGATCACCCACCGCCGGCTCACCCACCGCTGGATCACCCACCGCCGGATCACCCACCGCCGGCTCACCCACCGCTGGATCACCCACCGCCGGATCACCCACCGCCGGATCACCCACCGCTGGATCACCCACCGCCGGATCACCCACCGCCGGATCACCCACCGCCGGATCACCCACCGCCGGCTCACCCACCGCCGGATCACCCACCGCCGGATCACCCACCGCCAGCTCACCCACCGCCGGATCACCCACCGCCAGCTCACCCACCGCCGGATCACCCACCGCCAGCTCACCCACCGCCGGATCACCCACCGCCGGATCACCCACCGCCGGATCACCCACCGCCGGATCACCCACCGCCGGCTCACCCACCGCCGGATCACCCACCGCCGGATCACCCACCGCCGGATCACCCACCGCCGGATCACCCACCGCCGGATCACCCACCGCCGGATCACCCACCGCCAGCTCACCCACCGCCGGATCACCCACCGCCAGCTCACCCACCGCCGGATCACCCACCGCCGGATCACCCACCGCCGGATCACCCACCGCCGGATCACCCACCACCGGCTCGCCCACCACcagatcaccaccaccttctacaCTGTACCGACGACAAGCATAGCAGACAAGATCTCCACAGACAGTTAA